The Gemmatimonadales bacterium genomic sequence GCAAAGAGAAAGGCAAAGCGCTCGACCGGCCGCCCGCTGAGGGCGTCGAGCGCGCTTACGTACACATCGCGCTGGAGCGCGTACCGCTCCGCCTTGCGGTGCGCCGCCTCGGCATCGCCGCCGCCGGTCTTCACGTCGAGCGCCGCGAGTCCATCGCCCGCGGCCGCAGCGAGGTCGATCTTCCCTTCGACGAACGCATCGGGCCCGGTGATGAGGAGGAACGGCAGCTCGTTCCGATGCTCCGGCGCGTCGGCCAGCGCGCGGTAGTCGGGGCGGCTGCTCACCGTCTTGATGATTTTGGCCAGCTCGTCGCGGTATCGCCGCCCCGGCACTGTGTCCGGCGGTGGCGCCGTCTCGTCCCACCGGCCGATCGCCGCGTCGAGCAGCTCGCCGAACTCCTCCTCCGCGGCGAGGTGCTCCAACACGTCGTGCACGATCTGTCCTCGCGCGACGGCGTTGGTAAACTCGGCGCCGGTGCGCTTCACCTCGGGCTCGCGCAGGCCGGCGACGTAGCGGAACCAGTGGCGCCGCTCGCAGCGGGTGAACAGCATGAGCTCGGTGGCCGAGTGGCGCGGGCGGCCGGGCACGGCGGCGAGCGGCGGTGCGAACGGCGGAACGGGTGCGGCGATAAACGGATCGCGAGCGGCCAGGATCCCGGCGCGCCCGCCGCGGCTGCTCGCGCTCTCGTCATCGTCAGCGCTCTCGTCATCGTCAGCGCTCTCGTCGCCGTCTGCCGTCCCGGCCGCGGCCGCGCTCCCGCCGGCCGTTACCATCCGCACCGGCGCCTCGTACGAGTTGCCCTTGTGATCGCGGTACGCGACCGGCTCACCACCAGCCAACTCCTCCACCCCCAGCTCGCCGAGAATCGCCGCGCCCGGGCATCCGACCGGCATCCGCTCGGTCCCGAATCCCGCGAGTATGAGCCGGTCCTTCGCCCGGGTCATCGCTACGTACCAGAGCCGCTTCCGCTCGGCGTCGTCCTCCACACGGTCCTGTGCGAGGAGGGCGCGGTACGCCGCCGGCTGCCCTTCCGTCTTCGACACGTCGGGGTCCTTGAGCGCGATCGCTTCGCGCCCGAGGACCATGCGCGGCGTCTTGTTGTCCCTTGCCCGCGCGAGGTCGCACCAGAACACCACGTCCCATTCGAGTCCCTTGGCGCTATGAATCGTGGTAATCGTGACCACGTCCTCGCCCTGGCTGAAGAGCCGCGCGTCGCCCTCGCGGTCGCCCCGCTCGCTGATCTCGCGCACGACGCGCAGGAAGTCGCCGGCGCTGAGATCGCGAAGCCCGCGCGCCATGCCAACCAGCTTTCGGACGTTGGCAAGCGCCTGGCTCCGCTCTCGGCCGAGCGCCACGAGGTGCGCGCGGTAGCCGCTCCGGTCGAGCAGGCGCTCCAGCAACCCATGCGTAGGGATGCGGTCGCGGAGCGCTGCGTGCTCGCGGACGAGCGCCCTGCCCCACTCCAGCAATTTCTGCTCGCCCACCGCGACCCCATCGAGATGGTTCCAGTACGGCTGCTGTGCCTGGCGTGCGATGTCGAACAGCGTCTCGTCCTTGAGCCCCACGAAGGGGCTCCGGAAAAAGCCCAAGAGTGCGCGGTCGTCCTGCGGGTCGCGCAGCGTCTCGAGTGCAAGCAGGAGGTCGAGTACCTCGCGCCGCTCGTAGAATCCCTCGGCCGCGAGCGCGTAGGTGGGGACGCCGGCGCGACGGAGCGCGGCCTCGTAGGTGTCGAGGTCGGTCGTCGCCGCGAGCAGCACGGCCATTTTCCCCCAAGGCACACCCTCGGCGTTGAGCTCGACGGCGCGCGCTGCCACCGCCTCGGCCTCGGCGGCACGCCGCGCGCCCGAGTTGACGCCCTTCGGCGTGTGCACCGCAAGCAGCTCGACGGCTGCGCCGTCGCCCTGGCGGCTCGGCTCGACCGGCAGATAGCTGATCTCGAACGCCTGCAACGCGCCGCCGCCGATGGGTCGGTCAAGCAGCGGGCCCACCGTCGCGTCCACCATGCCGAGGACGCCGGGCACCGAGCGGAAGTTGACATCCAGCGGAACGGTGCGGCCGAGGCCCGCGGTCTCGAATGCGTCCCGCACGCCGGTCCACACGGTCACGTCGGCGCGGCGGAATCGGTAAATGCTCTGCTTGGGGTCACCTACCAGCATGAGTCGCGTGGTGTCGGCGCGGCGCGATTCGGGTTCGCCCAGGAGCCACGCGATCTCCTGTTGCACCGGATCCACGTCCTGGAACTCATCCACGATGAGCGTGTGAATGCGCCGCTGGAGCGCCCGGCGCGCCAGCGGATAACCGCCAAGGAGATCGCGGGTCCAGGCGATCATCCGACCGAAGTCCACGCTCGACGTTCGCAGCAGCCGCTGCTCGACCGCGGTCCGAGCGAGGTTCGCGAGCTTGACCACGGTACGCTCGAGCGGCCCCAGCTCTCCGGCCTTTGCCGCGATCCGGTCGAGACGCATGCCGTCTGCCGCGAGGTCGCAGAGCCAATCCTCGACCTCGCCCACGGTCCAGACGGAGAACAGCTCATTGATGCCGGGCACATCGTCGTCCTCGAGCGCCTGAAGCACCGCCTCGTGGACCGTTTCGGCCACGAACGCCGCGCCTTCGCCTTCCTCGAGCACGCGCATCGCGGGATTGCGATGGGTGCGGAGCGCGAACTCGCGCAGGATGGCGCCGCAGAAGCCGTGGATGGTGCCGATGCGGGCGCCGTCGACCTCGTATGCGACGTCGCCCAAGCCGGCGGCACGCAGCTCCGTCCGGAGCTTTGCCTTGAGATCGGCGGCGGCGGCGTTCGTGAAGGTTATGGCGGCGATGTCACGCAGACTTACGCGACGCTCCTCGGCAAGGCGCTCGCCTTCGATCTCGGCGCCGACCAGATAGAGAATGCGGCCGACAACGGTGGTGGTCTTGCCGGTGCCGGCACCAGCGGTAACGAGGAGGTGCTCGTCGACCGCGCGGATCGCGTCCCATTGGCGCGGCGTGGGCCGATTCATGAGAAGTGTTTTTCGACCTTGGGGCCGCCGGCGACGCGGCAGATCTCGAGCGCATGGCAGAAGAACGGGCAGCCGCAGGATTCGGCGGGTGCGGCGGGGAACTCGCCGCTGCGGGCGCGGAGGACGTGCTCGCTCACCGCGTCGAGCGCGCGCTCGAGCTGGGCGACCGCCTCCGGGTTCTCGACGACCTGCTTCGCCTTGCGATCGTACCGATACAGCTCGAGCGAGTGCACGGCCTCGGGCGTCTTGAGCGCGCGGTACTCCACGCGCGCTACGGTCTTGTCGGGCTCGAGCTGCGAGAGCGCGTACGCGTAGAGCGGTACTTGAAGCACAACGTCGTCCGCCCACGCCTTCTTCTCCCCTCCGCCCGGTGCGGCGCCTTTGGTCGTCTTGTAATCAACCGCAGCGACGAACCC encodes the following:
- a CDS encoding UvrD-helicase domain-containing protein translates to MNRPTPRQWDAIRAVDEHLLVTAGAGTGKTTTVVGRILYLVGAEIEGERLAEERRVSLRDIAAITFTNAAAADLKAKLRTELRAAGLGDVAYEVDGARIGTIHGFCGAILREFALRTHRNPAMRVLEEGEGAAFVAETVHEAVLQALEDDDVPGINELFSVWTVGEVEDWLCDLAADGMRLDRIAAKAGELGPLERTVVKLANLARTAVEQRLLRTSSVDFGRMIAWTRDLLGGYPLARRALQRRIHTLIVDEFQDVDPVQQEIAWLLGEPESRRADTTRLMLVGDPKQSIYRFRRADVTVWTGVRDAFETAGLGRTVPLDVNFRSVPGVLGMVDATVGPLLDRPIGGGALQAFEISYLPVEPSRQGDGAAVELLAVHTPKGVNSGARRAAEAEAVAARAVELNAEGVPWGKMAVLLAATTDLDTYEAALRRAGVPTYALAAEGFYERREVLDLLLALETLRDPQDDRALLGFFRSPFVGLKDETLFDIARQAQQPYWNHLDGVAVGEQKLLEWGRALVREHAALRDRIPTHGLLERLLDRSGYRAHLVALGRERSQALANVRKLVGMARGLRDLSAGDFLRVVREISERGDREGDARLFSQGEDVVTITTIHSAKGLEWDVVFWCDLARARDNKTPRMVLGREAIALKDPDVSKTEGQPAAYRALLAQDRVEDDAERKRLWYVAMTRAKDRLILAGFGTERMPVGCPGAAILGELGVEELAGGEPVAYRDHKGNSYEAPVRMVTAGGSAAAAGTADGDESADDDESADDDESASSRGGRAGILAARDPFIAAPVPPFAPPLAAVPGRPRHSATELMLFTRCERRHWFRYVAGLREPEVKRTGAEFTNAVARGQIVHDVLEHLAAEEEFGELLDAAIGRWDETAPPPDTVPGRRYRDELAKIIKTVSSRPDYRALADAPEHRNELPFLLITGPDAFVEGKIDLAAAAGDGLAALDVKTGGGDAEAAHRKAERYALQRDVYVSALDALSGRPVERFAFLFA